A single genomic interval of Rhinopithecus roxellana isolate Shanxi Qingling chromosome 11, ASM756505v1, whole genome shotgun sequence harbors:
- the LOC115900316 gene encoding uncharacterized protein LOC115900316: protein MRMSSRPPPPPSQPPPPPVAITTGPHPPRAAPLGSPGPPATEREGAPPLAPRIRPPRTPARQALPSHAEAPPPAGDGKAPAPPDLTRFPAPRGAGALPRAPRTCRGPALALAGAPGSTTAAARRSWEGSGTSPKAARWRRGAAGAHGEGGEPAGGGGGGGGGGGARWGGARLAAGREREGGKKVAESEAGRRRQRSRRAAAAGSLCPRTAEIRAREGPRRRRRRRERKRKLQRRKLRRSPSRPASPPPLRPRRAPGAPSPARPRPLLRAALVGHGPGERREQLLLEKAS, encoded by the coding sequence ATGCGAATGAGCTCCCGCCCGCCGCCGCCTCCAtcccagccgccgccgccgcctgtcGCCATAACAACCGGCCCCCACCCGCCCCGCGCCGCGCCCCTCGGGTCCCCCGGGCCACCGGCCACAGAGCGGGAAGGCGCCCCGCCCTTGGCGCCCCGCATCCGGCCGCCGCGCACCCCCGCCCGCCAGGCGCTTCCGAGCCACGCAGAGGCGCCCCCTCCCGCCGGCGACGGGAAAGCCCCGGCGCCCCCGGACTTGACTCGGTTTCCAGCTCCCCGAGGGGCTGGGGCTCTCCCGCGTGCGCCCCGCACCTGCCGGGGGCCCGCACTCGCCCTCGCCGGGGCTCCAGGGAGCACGACGGCCGCGGCCCGGCGCTCTTGGGAGGGGAGCGGGACATCCCCGAAGGCGGCGCGCTGGAGGCGGGGAGCGGCCGGGGCGCACGGGGAGGGCGGGGAGCCCgcgggagggggaggagggggaggagggggaggaggcgCGAGGTGGGGGGGAGCGCGGCTGGCGGCAGGGAGGGAGCGGGAGGGAGGCAAGAAAGTAGCAGAAAGTGAGGCTGGCAGGCGGCGGCAAAGGAGCCGGCGCGCGGCGGCGGCAGGAAGTCTGTGCCCGAGAACAGCAGAAATAAGAGCCAGGGAGGgaccgcggcggcggcggcggcggcgagagCGAAAGAGGAAACTGCAGAGGAGGAAGCTGCGCCGCAGCCCGAGCCGCCCGGCATCCCCGCCGCCCCTGCGCCCGCGCCGCGCCCCCGGCGCCCCCTCCCCAGCGCGCCCCCGGCCGCTCCTCCGCGCCGCGCTCGTCGGCCATGGCCCGGGAGAACGGCGAGAGCAGCTCCTCCTGGAAAAAGCAAGCTGA